CAGTCGTCCAACAGAGAAATCACACAGCCCAAATCACAACACACTGTGCCTGAAGAGCCTTTCCTTCTCCGTCACCTGCCTCTGTCTGACTCACTCCTCACACTGCCACTTGATTATGTCAATACGGCACACACTTCGATAGAGGTAAAGATTGCATGGGGCAGATGTACCATGACCTATCAACACGGTATGGATCAgactttttttgtgtttattttaatgTCCAAATTTTGTAAATCTTACATGAAAGTATTGCAATTTTAATGCACACTTTCTCTTGTATAATTATAGGTTTCATATCAATATAAAAAATTCAGCAACTGGATCAGTACACACAGCACAATCTTATCAAATAGGTAAAACAGTTGTTTGATTTTGGAGAAAAATTCAATGGTGCACCGCTTTTAACAGTTACTTATTATAAACCCATTATCAGATTTTGCAGACATATGAGAATAATGTCATCTCATTTTTAGGTGTCATAAAAAATTCAGAAACTGTTTACATGCTACAAATGTGAATCTTCATCTACCAAACATGTGATCTTGTGCACATTTCAACACTGTCACATCATATTAATATTTACAAACTCAACAAATGTGAAATAGTGTTACATTTCCCATAGTGCATGTTCTTTTCTACGTATTATACAAAAGGACAATTTAGAAAATGACAACTTCTGTTAGTTAATGTGAAAAGTATGTATTACATGGGGCTGTCTTATTAAGGAACTGTCTTTAGCTCTTTGCGAGAAAGTCGTCgtctttttcttttgcctttatcTTGTACCTACGCAGGGTTGGCGTGGTTATCAGATTTGGCATTGCTACGAGGTTGGCTGGATGCCCTTCATGTTGCCACAAAATTTTCCTGTCATTTTTATCAAGGCTTGCATTTATATACATTGCATGCAAGGAAATCTCTCGTGAAAATGCAGGAATTGTAGATGTGTACTACTTGATTATTGGCAGTGTTATACATACCTAAGGGCTGCACACAGCCACACTTCTTTTCAACATGTAGATATATTTCTTATCAAAAAAGCTTTCATAACTATTTGGAAATCCAGTAATGTTTGATAATTTAATAGATAAACATATAAGGATGTCTTAACTAGTTACAATAAAGACATACCTTGGTTAGCAATATTTCAGTTGCTGAACGAGGTAGCACTctctttctccatccttccccagtGTGAACTTGGAATTAATCTGTAATTGTCAGTAGGACAATCTATAGTGCTGCTTTCTACAAGTAGACTCTCACTTTTTAAAGCACTGTATATTCAAAGTTAATGATCATGTGTTTGCCATTTTTTGTGCTTATGTCAACATATCCAAGAATTAAAGaaatgagggtgtgctgaaaagtaatacctctgaattttcatgtgaaaatttgaagctgtttaaataaagcaaactttattaacattctacatctttgctcttcatgccctctgccgctagagattTCTGAATTGTAACTTAAAACATGATGGTGTATAACAAAGCTGCTagtacgtgagaaacagcgtgctgtaataaagGTTCGAATTCAAAGCTTTTGTCTGCACATGAAACACCCTATCCTTTAgcaagacaatgccagaccacatatgAGCACTGCagtatctgcaacagtccgacacactggattcactgtcattgatcattctccatgcagtcccaacttggtcccatctgattttcatctgtttttcatctgtttgcaaaacttaaagaacaccttcgaggacttcgatttgataatgatgaagcaatGCAAGAATAcgtgagattgtggctccatcaacaatgtTAAACAttatacagtgacagtatcaacaaactagtctcctGTTGTTGGGGAAAAGCttttgtcgccagggtgactatgtcgtGAATTAAATATGTAGACGCAAATAATACTGATGTAGAATATTAacatcatttgttttatttaaaatcttttaagaattttcacataaaacccCTCACAGTTGCGCCTCACCGCCCGCCCCTCACAGCTGTGCCTCGCCACCCGCCCCTCACAGCTGTGCCTCGCCACCCGCCCCTCACAGCTGTGCCTCGCCACCCGCCCCTCACAGCCACGCCTCGCCACCCGCCCCTCACAGCCGTGCCTCGCCACCCGCCCTTCACAGCCGCCCCTCGCCACCCGCCCCTCGCTACCCGCCCCTCACAGCTGTGCCTCGCCACCCGCCCCTCACAGCTGTGCCTCGCCACCCGCCCCTCACAGCTGTGCCTCGCCACCCGCCCCTCACAGCTGCGCCTCGCCACCCACCCCTCACAGTTGCGCCTCACCACCCACCCCTCACAGCCGCGCCCCATCACCTACCCCTCTCCTCGCCAcctaccccctccccttccctctccgTTATGCCTCGCCACgtgccccctcctctcccctcccctctccgctGTGCTTCACCACATGCTATTACTTGCCACCTGCCCAATCCCAGACACATCTCTGCACCCATCCCAGTTGGTGGCCATAGCAAGGGGATTGTGGGGTAGTTGTGTCGGGGAGGGGACTGTTGGGGTGGTGTATTTAACAGTGAGTACTTGTTGTTGATTGGTCATTGAGGGATTTTTCTTAATTCTGGTTGTGATTTTCTCCCTGGTTTGTAATATGAAGCCTGTTGTAATGACTACCGTATAAATATTGCAATTGTAAATTTCTTGGTGTAAATTTAATTAATGTTCTCAAGGAACATAAAGTTATCTCTTTCTATATTTTGTTCCACAGGGATTTTCGCAGCCCTGTTTGCACTGGTTCTAAGTTCATCAGTGTGCTACTTCAAAAGGGAAGTTGCTGACATTGTAGTCAGTGTGTATAGTGAGGCTGCAGTTTCAGCAATGCTTGTGGGAATTGTATTTTCTCTAATTCTGTACAGAAGAGGTGGTAAATTGCCTATCTCCTATCGTAATCCATATGGATCAAAAGGCTTTATGTGGTATGACTTCTGGATGGGACAAGAAGTTACTccttgtattggaaaattcgatGTAAAGCTCATCCTTCATCGATTTTCCATACTTATTGTGGTAAGTAAATATTGTTTTTGCAGCAAATGTGATACTATAACTTCATTATGAAATCATTTCTGTGTTTGTGACATAAAGAAATTAAAAGGCAAACAGAAAAGCATCAACTTCATGCCAAGGTGACCCACCTCTGGCCAATGCGGTTTATCCCCAGTGACAAGGTAAATCTTGATTGTAGGTATATGTTTTGATCTTGTTAATTGAATAAAttatcttcaacatttgttctggTACCATGATGTACATGTAAAGAAATTTGCACAGTACTTCAAAATGGGATTAACATCATATCTATGTTTGTGTCAACTTTTATTGTTGTTTGAGGGAGGTGTGGGATCAGGATCTCCAGAAAGGTCCCAGCTTAATGTTCCTACTCTGAAGAGTGTTGTGTGTCCTGTCTAAATATGGAATCTGACTCCAAATATTTTGTATctgttgaataaaaataaatgtcatgttcaacaaatatgataaaataaatattaacattatATTATGGGTGCCTGGGCATGGCCTATGATTCTGTAGACTATAGCCCAGCTGCATGGCTGAACCTATGTGAGCTATTTGCCTACGCTGGCTGCAGATGCCTGTTTGCCCATATGTTGGTTGAATAGTGTCTGGACAAATTAGAGCACAATAATACGCACAAAAACACTTACAGGCACTAGAAAATATACTGATAACAGTAAAGGAAATCTATGGATTGAAATAAGAACCACAAAATATCTTTATTTACTTTAAAGCTGTTGCATTACATGGCACTTCAGCAAAATATAATAAAGTTTATGTCACTTATGAATACCATCTCATTTCTGGAACTTATTCAAAGTCTTTCATGTCTCTCTCCATAAATATTTCCCTGTTGTAGAATGCTTCAGTATTACCTGACTGGAATTTTTGCTGTGGTGAAAATTCATGTGGTGTGGTAAGTGTATTATACCATCTTCCTGTTATGGTGTTAGAACTTCTAGGATTCATTAAGCTGCTATCCAAAGCCAGCTGGAACATCCACAGCTTATCTGTGGGTTCCTGAGGACACACGCACAGTAGCAGTCACTGACAGAAAGTACCTGTGCTACATCATTTCCACTTTGTGTAGATCACCTCCTTCCAAATTTCAGGGATTCCAGCTACTTTGCTTCTCATTAATGAAACTGAGCTATTACACTGTTGCCAAAAAGAGAATTGTCATACTTAACTTCACAAGCTGCATCAGTAAAGGGCTCTCATGCAAAGTGGacaccttaaaacaaacatcagagGGCACACACAGTTGTACAGACAAGTGATTTTGAACTGACCATAATTATGAATCTTATGGACATGGATTTGTCGTATGGTGTCATTTTAGTTTGAACATGGTATGTTATGATAGTTATGCATTTGTTGAATGAATGTGTTGATCACACCAAGTGACCACAACTTAAGATGACCACCATTTTGTTTGCATGACCATAATGGCAGTATAGTATTAGTTCAATTCTGAAACAATGCAGCTGGTGCAGATGTGTTTGATGGTTGAACATTGTCTTACTGCAAACTGCGTTGGTAATATGTGTTGTCCACATAGGCATTGTCACCAGAATGGTTGAGGAGTCTTGGTTTAACATATCCGATTGTGATGGCCACATATGAATGAAATGCTGCCGCAGTGATTGCAATCCTGCAAATGATGTGGGACATCACTGGATGCAACTTGAGTTCTCATTTCGTACATCTCAAGTGCAATCTAAAGAATAACTAGTAAATCAACTATGTTTTTGAAGTAGAAGACTTACACCTCCAGCAGACAACTCAGGTGCCTGTATTTCAACAGGACAAGGCTCGGATTCTTATAATGAGAAATGTGGAAGCCATACTTGAAGAAAGATGTGTACCACTGCTTCTCTGGTTTGCACATTTGCGTGACATGTCACCCCTGAACATGTATGGAATGTGGTTGGTTGGTGACCTTTTGTGGTTTTCTAAGACTGGTGGAACTTCACAGAGTAGAGTACAAACTCTGAGTAAGGAGGTTCCTCATTATCCAGGTGCTGTTTTGTGCAATGTCAAAGTGTTTAGAAGCATCACTGGGAAGCTTGATGTCAACTAAATTCAACAACCCCGAGTTTATGTACAGTTGTGTTACCTTAGAGATTTATCTTCTACTATCAGTTTTAGTGTAATGTAATCGTATTGCCATAGCAGTTTTATCATCTTCAATAAATAATCATcaagatatttctttatttatgagcCAAACCAGCAaagtattttattcttttttctggCAATCAAATCTTCATATTGCCACAATTGTACCACAGATTGCTCATCTCTTATGTAATGTTTTATTCCAGTATTTTAAGTGTTATATTTAAAACTACTTTATCTTTTGAGATATGAGTGCTATCTGCTCTGTATTACACACATTTTTCTTGCATTGTCATATCGCAGTCAGTTTATCCTCACAATTGTTCAGTTAGTAGTGGTTTGCTTCATTGCCTTCTGTCAGCGGTGGACTTCCTGATATTTTTTTGCATTTGGTCTACAACTCCACATTTTCCAATctctacatattataaaaatgtgtgggtgtgtgtggggggaggggggtccatTTGTGTTTTCCCCATCTCCTCCTGAACCAGTGGACCAATCCAACTGAACTTGGTACACATGTCTTTTACTGTCGGGTAACAATTGCAGTGAATGTAAGACCCATAGTTCAGGTGATACAACGTGGCGATCAGTGAGGTGGGTGAAAAACAGCTGCATCATTCATGAAgttttaatgcatttattctttagtgctaagacactcctacagttgaGTCAACTTGAGGAAATCCCTGACAACTGGCACCGCTTTTGACATCTTTCAATCGTGAAGCGTAGACGGCTGCAGGCAAAAATTGTAGCCATCTAcaaagctatgaagaggcgttgtcaTAGAGACTGTTACAAAATCACTTTGTATACTCGTGAAGCAGCAGTGACCAGCGTTCAGAAACTGTTGGGGATCATGTTCCTTAATCTGGATACTGTTCCTACACATTTGTACATCGTGCATATTTCTTTACATGACTGTTTGATAATTTACAAAGCGTTTTCATGAATACAtagtaataaattttttaaaaatactgtacTTCAAACACAGCTCATTTTTTGtattcatttctaatagaaaattggcaaaatgaatacctgagCAATGCAGCTAGGTTTCTCAGCTCGttatagaaataaagaaaattgatTAGCGTAGAGACACTTCTCTATATGATTCATACCAAGAAAAGAGCAAACAAAATTCTCAAAGTAGTTAGGGTTTTAGGATGTCAATGTGGACTGTGATGTGAGAATTAGTAGAAAAATCCTTTAGCATAGTAACCCAGATTCCACACCTTGATTGACCCTCATAGTCTAAGTCCACCATTCAGTCACCTGGCCTGCTGATACCTATTTATATGCCGTGGGCTCAACATTCCAGAACTATGCTAAACAGTCTCCAAGCAgcattttttttactttaatttcacATGCCGCCATATCACGTGTCACAACATCGATTACAGTGATGTCTAGTAGTTTGCCAGccagagtggctgagtggttctaggcgctacagtctggaaccgcgcgacagctatggtcacgggttcgaatcctgcctcggtcatggatgtgtgtgatgtccttaggttagttaggtttaagtagttctaagttctaggggactgatgatgacctcaaaagttaagtcccatagtgctcagagccatttgaacgatttgatgtCTAGTAGTTTCTGTAGTGGCAAGAGAATCTATACATTCTTGTCCAGCCTTGATTGGGCATGTATATTGTAACAATTACTATTTGTGTTCTACAGCTGTTGCTcacatttgtatttattttgtgtttaactTAACACTACACATTTTGAACACGTTCTCCTCATGGAGAGGCTGTTCGGAGAGTGGGAGGAATTTGCCAGAAGTCTATGGCTAGTGgtatctgctgttgttgttgttttgattaTCTTGACATATCACTTCTGACATTTACATAATTACCTGTAGGCTATGTGTGCATGCCTTGTAGTGTTAGCTGTAGGGTTAATGCCTTCATCATCtgtgaataaataattaatgtaatgcTGTAATTACATTAGTAACAGAAATTGTTTAATTAGCTGTTTTTGTTTGTGTTTCAGATTACACTGAACATGTTGATTGCCACAAATGCATATTCGCAGGGAGTGGAAGAAGAAATATTAAGATCTGTTATAATATCTACAATATTGCAGTCATTATATTCTTTACACTTTATTTTTCATGAAGACCTGTATCTGTATTCCTTCCTAGCTATCTCAGAAGGTGTTGGATACATGATAGCAGTGGGATTTATGACATTTCCATTCATATTGACATTCACTACAAAAGCTATCTTGGACTATAGGTTAGTCTCTTacatatattaattgctgttgacaTCTCTCTActtactgaagaagaaaaaaaaaatttttatcttgTTTCACAGATTAAAGGCATCACTGACAGAAATGTATATTGTACTGTGTTTCTATACAATTGGACAAATATTATTACAGTCGAGCAGCCACAGGAAAATGCTCTCTCTAAAATATCCAGTCACCTCAGTTTGGAGGGTGAATGTGCTGCCTAAATGGAGTGCTGCTGTTCAGACCAGAGCATATATGGGAGAGATAATTATTTATTGGGCTTTGGCTTTGGTTGCTGGTAAGTCTTATGTCCAGTTTTCAGCAATGTTATTGTAACTAGAGGACCAGATTCATGTATGAGTGATAAAACACTACTGGTTAATCTGTCATGATTTGTTGTTTTAGTGAATATAGTCGCCATTGTTCTTAATAAGAAAATTAGAACTCATTCTTTTAACACCTATaactacaatggtgtgcaaaactttagggtgaaagtaacttttgcatgatgtgttactgccaagtaacataggtcGATGAAACATCGACCACACATAGAATGAACTcctacagtatagtacaaaaggtaactgaaagacagacaaacagaaatgacacttttattgaaagtcaCCACGATTTATAATGGTCTGCTGGACATAAGGAAAGATGGgatgtggttcttaatagggtgtgtgatcaccacagatggcaatgaatgttctgcaatgtgctcccatgctggccacatggTTGGtagggagttcttgtggtagagcattccattcctccaccaccacagttgacaactgttggatgTGCTATAAtacatctccccaatgcatcccacatacATTCGATGGAATTTAAGTCAGAGGAATAGGCAGGCCAGTCCTTTCACTGAGTATCCTCTCGTTCAAGAGCTGTCCCACCGTCACAGTTCGATGTGATCacactttgtcatccataaaaatgaagtcagggccaaatgtaCCCTGAAAATATGCACtttgggaaggagtacagtgtcacaatgttgactggtgggTGTGCTGTGTTCAATGATTGGCAGGTCActgcacccatgcaacattatgactCACTGCACAACACATGGACCATCAAAAtgaccatgttcaacaatgttcctgggtgtattGCGTGTTCCCACCTTTCACCAGATGAGGATACGCCCAGCTTTGTCGAACATTATCACTTTTGTTAAAAGTGTTGGAAGGCATGTTGTTGCATGGACAtactgacctcaaaatctttgaacatggtacatttATCAGTCAGTGTTGTTGTGACACTGTGCTCTTTCCCCATGTGCACCTTTTCTGGGTTCATTTCACCCTGCCtttgtttttatggatgacagtgtgtgaCTATattgaactgtgcaggtggagtagttcttggaatgagaggatatttagCGAATATCGCTCTGCCACAATAATTCTTTACCAACCTTTTGCCAGTACATTGCAGAGTATACATTGCCATCCATGATGATCACATACCTTATTAAGAACCATTTCCCATCTTTcctaatgtccagaggaccattataaatcacggtgacttctgtgtgattattgtctttgaatcaaagtgtcatttttgttcttcTCATTGTGTGTCTTtccgttaccttctgtactgtactgtagcagttccttctatcgagctatgttatttggcagtgacacattgtgtgaaagttactttcatccttaagttttgcacaccagtgaattttcaagatttttgtgcaaatttttgtATGTTCCTGATCGCATTCTGCTAGATTGCCAAGGATGTTAGTGAGGTCTGTTGTGTGTCTTGTTCCAATAGTTTATGTTTGTGATTGTATTGTTGGCTGTCAGTGTTGCAAACTATAACAGGAGTTCCTGCAGCCTATATTACTTACGATAATGCACTGATGGGAAAACCAGATGTAGCTGCCACATTTGATAGGGAAAACTCCTGCTGCTTCAGTAAAGAGGTTCCTTTGTGACAGTTGTGTACAAACCCTACAAAAGAAATGACAAATTGGTGCTCTTTATTGTGCCCAAAAAACTGAGATACTAGATCTCGGACATAGTCAAACCACGGAGCTTTGAACAGAGTTTGTGCCTCACTGTGCCAAGTGTCTACAGTTAGAATCTTGGGCTAGGTAAAATTTCCTCTGCCAGGCAAACTGTTGTAGTTAAAAATGTGTTAATGACAGAGATTGCTTATGGTTAACCCTGATTATAACTATTGAAGGGCAAGCCACTGGCCAGCAAATCAaccctgaacatttatgacatgagCAGTCATCCGTACAGAACACTTTTTAACAATGCAGTGGCACCATATACGAGAGAGTTCTTTTTATTGTGGGATTTCAGGTTCATCTGTTATGCAAATAACTGTTTTCAAATTCCCAAATATGTTTCAACAtctttgtgctatcatcagtgtgtaCTTTTATTCAGTTCTTATTTTCTATATTGTTGGGTTTTGTAGAACTCTGTTCACATTATTATATGCTGGTAGCTGGCTATCTGTAAAGTTATTTTAGTAGTTTTTGTCCTCATCTGCATTCTCATCTGTTGTGGAAGTATACACAGAAGCATAGTACAGGTTTCTGAGTAACTTCCCTCACAAGTTAGACTTTTGAACTTCACAAACCAGTGTTTATGTTGGTGTTGTGTCTGATTCCTGTCGATGTTCATATTAAAAAGAACAGTTCTTTTTATAATAGGTGGACATGAATTCCTGTAATTTAGTCTGCAAACACAGTTGTTGTTGGAACTTCAAAACTAAATGATTATTTGTCTTGTTCATTTACGAATGAAGTGTTTCCAGAACTGccaaaaatgatgatgaagacacgtATTTCATATTTGGCTTGAGGCAGCTTAATGTTTTGCAAAGGTAGCACACACCCTACAAGTCATCGATTTTACTCCTCTTTCACACATTTGTAGGGCATAGATCGGTGTAGCAAATAATGCTCAATATGATGTGCTCCTCCTGCATTTTCAAGAAGTCGAGGGTCATAGTTTTAGGAGCCTATTGAACACCATTTGAGAATGCCAGCTGTTGAGCAACAATATTTGCACAATCAGGAACTGTGGATTTAAGGCAGCAGGCTAGAAGTCTCCTAGAGTTATGTTTGAGGcttgtcatccccccccccctcctaatctTCCACCAAACGCTTATATCACTACAATGAGTAGTTTCTTCAAGGAGGAACTGTAATGATATCCCCCTaatccctctcccactccctcacTCTCCTGTGGCCTTGCTACTCTTTTCTGAGAAAACCTGTGGCGAGCATGGTGTCTCGAGTCActgcattatttttttcctttccagtGTTGCAGTCTTACTTTCTGACTTTATCTTTTCTCATACTCTGTCTGTAGACAGATTGCCTATTGACAACCTAGCTTGTCGCAGGACTTTGATTATGGCTTTTcccattttacttatttattttcaaccactTACTTTCATTAAGTCCCCACATCCAGGTCTGTTCTCCACCTTTTCTAATATTGTTAGAGACATGTAGGCCATGCAAGGAACCTGACTACGCAGGGAATGCACTATTGAGGCCTGAGATATTACCTCTCTGTAAGTGCTGAGGAACAGGTGCCTGTCTGGTGGTATCAGGACTCTGGGCAGTGGCCGTCAGTCTGGCAATTGCTCTGGCTTTGCGATACTTGTGGGGAGAGCCCTTTCTAGGTTGTTTATGCAGTATCATGACAAATATCTCACACAGTGGAAATACGACAGTCATCTGCCAGTGGCTGTGAGGCAACAACTAATGTCCGCCTGTTCTGCGATCTGTGTTAATTTCCATGAAATGCATTTCAGTTATGATCATCTCCAGTCCTTTGAGGATACCATGCCCTCTGTCAGAACCCCAGAGCATCTGGATGGGTTTACATGCTGGTTAACACAGATACTGTCAGTGAGTGAACCAGCCCGGGTGGAGGTAAGTGGTGGAGGGTAGTACTGTGTTGGTTTGGTAGCAGACTTTTGATTCACGAACTACTTCATCATCTTGATCTCTGTCTCTTCAATGCACCTACCCACATTTGTGTTGCCCATGACACTTCTTTGTCTATTAAACTTACGATCTCTTCCCTCAATCTCATGGCATCACTGCAATTGATGTTATACCTCAGTCTTTATGACAGTGATCACTTTTGCCAATCCAAATGCTGTATGGGCAGAATAATAAAGAAGCATTAAGTGGGTGTGATCTTCCACACACCAGCCAAGATGGCAGCTCTTCCTGGATCTGTGAAAGATGATCTGCTTTTACGAATTTATGAAATTCCTTGTCAGCATGTTAAAAGTTGCATAGAATAAACAATATGCTCTGTACAAGAATGTTGCATCAAACACAAGCTATATATCCGCTTTCTACAGCCCAACAAAGCTGCAATGCCTGACCATTGTATTTCCATTGGCCATTGCATGAATTATGGGAAAGTCAAGATACTGTTCACAGCCTCATCCTACTGGTATTCAGTGATCAAGAAATCTGTCGAAATACAATTAGCAGACAATATGCTCAGCTGAGGAGATAGTTCGCACCTCGGCAAATAACAGAAACTACTCATTTCATGTCTGCGCTCTCAGAAAAATTATTGTTCTGAGTCTTTGCTGTCTGACATTCCAACACTTCACACAttttaataattaaccccatgatTCCTAAGCACATTAGATTCACTTCATCCATTTTAATAATTAACCACATGATTCCTTAGAACATTAGATTTGTTGACTCAGCACTTTTTTATTGTGAGAAGCCTAATGAAAAATCTATGAGTGTGCTCTTGTGCCGACTGTCTTATCTCCGATGCACACACATTTACTCACAGTGTATCATTGTGACAAGTGGCTTTAATTCAGTGATGGCCTCACCTTGAAGAGCAAACATGACAACACCCCAAGCCACATGACCacttccatcatggaatttttTACCATAAAAGGcattcttgttgttccacagtccccccccccccccccctcatttgcCTCATCTGAGTCGTTATCACTTTTTTCTTctcccgaaattgaaaaatatcttaaaaggatgtcattttgtGATTTGCAAGAATATTCAAACGAATGTGatgaaactgttaaaaaaaagGCCCTACCAATTGAAGCCTTTTGGAACTGCTTGCAGGATTGGGAATGACAACTCTGCTGATGTATAGCtgccaaagggaactactttgaaggggacattgTTGtcgtttgaagaaaaaaaaaaagaaagaaaaaaaaatgaaaacattggtagataaaaaatcagtctcactgCTCTTCTCACACACTTCGTATGTGTATTATTGTgaagtgtgtgacagagggtactttttACCATACTATATACTGAAGTTTCTTGTATTCTATCCATGTATTGAGAGTGGTAAGATTTTGTGTGTTTTGAGGGGTTTTTTTCTGCTACACATAAAAAGTCTGTAACCATTTGCACCATCCCTTGATGTTCCCTGTAAGTCCAACCTGATATGGGTTCCATACACTTGAATATTACTCAAGTATAGGGCATAAAAGTGTATGTTAAGTCCCCTCTTTTGTAGGCAAACTGTGTTTTCCCAGTGTTTTATCAGTTAACTATCGCCTGTGATTTGCTTCAACTACAACTGAGCCAAAGTGGTTGTTCTGTCGCACATCTCTACATATTGTTGAGGAAAGGGGAAAAAAGGCATGGAGAGTTAAAGCAGTCCTCATCACGAAGGTTTTTTCAAACAATTCAGTGCTGCATTAGGCACGGTCATATTGTAGATAGTATGCTCTTGGCCTCCTCTGACCTTTGAGATGACTAGATACAGGTGGACTCCGAACTGTGGTGCCATTTGGtatttttcactttaacaaatTATTGCTAGatatgaaagaagtgataagtgacaggaaAAATTCTTTGACTTTGCTGAGATTTGAAAGCTCGACCTTTGGATTTACTGTCTGGCACTTGCTCACATAGCCTTCAAGGCACACACATTTATGATATGACTGACAAGGTGTGACTCATTAATCTTATAGTTAAAAGGATATCACATGTTTATGTTCCACGAAGTGCACCACTTTGTATTTAGATATTatgagcaagttgccagtctttgtgcTTGACATATTTTGTCGAGATCTAGTCAGATATTGTGGTAATTTTTACCAGATCaaatttcttcataaataacagCATGATAGATGAAAAGCTTGAGACAGCAACTATTATTATACTTGAATGCTGTCAATTTGCTGTGCTGGCCACCATTGTTAGGATTAAACTACcct
This portion of the Schistocerca serialis cubense isolate TAMUIC-IGC-003099 chromosome 3, iqSchSeri2.2, whole genome shotgun sequence genome encodes:
- the LOC126471142 gene encoding uncharacterized protein LOC126471142 — translated: MIAVGFMTFPFILTFTTKAILDYRLKASLTEMYIVLCFYTIGQILLQSSSHRKMLSLKYPVTSVWRVNVLPKWSAAVQTRAYMGEIIIYWALALVAGTTYLGIFIIPSAFTVTVLSRAFREYKRSAAYQAGEVNTKQY